The following coding sequences are from one Acipenser ruthenus chromosome 7, fAciRut3.2 maternal haplotype, whole genome shotgun sequence window:
- the LOC117415882 gene encoding eukaryotic translation initiation factor 4E-binding protein 2-like, whose amino-acid sequence MSAGCQHSDSRAIPTRTVLISDTTQLPHDYCTTPGGTLFSTTPGGTRIIYDRKFLLDRRNSPLAQTPPAHLPVIPGVTSPQTIIENKEETKNMNKHERKTAAGDDSQFEMDI is encoded by the exons ATGTCAGCGGGTTGTCAGCACAGTGATAGCAGGGCCATCCCGACCAGGACGGTGCTGATCAGCGACACAACGCAGCTACCTCATGATTACTGCACCACCCCTGGCGGTACTTTATTCTCCACCACTCCTGGAG GTACCCGGATTATCTATGATCGCAAGTTTCTGTTGGATCGCCGCAATTCCCCTCTTGCTCAGACTCCACCTGCTCACCTCCCTGTTATCCCTGGAGTGACCAGTCCCCAAACCATCATTGAAAATAAAGAAGAAACTAAAAATATGAATAAGCACGAGAGGAAGACAGCAGCAG gAGATGACTCTCAGTTTGAGATGGACATCTAG